Proteins found in one Balaenoptera ricei isolate mBalRic1 chromosome 18, mBalRic1.hap2, whole genome shotgun sequence genomic segment:
- the EXOSC8 gene encoding exosome complex component RRP43: MAAGFKTVEPLEYYRRFLKENCRPDGRELGEFRTTTVNIGSIGTADGSSLVKLGNTTVICGIKAEFGAPPTDAPDKGYIVPNVDLSPLCSWRFRSGPPGEEAQVASQFIADVIENSQVIQKEDLCISPGKLAWVLYCDLICLNHDGNILDACTFALLAALKNVQLPEVTINEETALAEVNLKKKSYLNIRTHPVATSFAVFDDTLLIVDPTEEEENLATGTLTVVMDEEGKLCCLHKPGGSGLTGAKLQDCMSRAVTRHKEVKKLMDEVFKSMKPK; this comes from the exons ATGGCTGCGGGGTTCAA AACTGTGGAACCTCTGGAGTATTACAGGAGATTTTTG aaagaGAATTGCCGTCCTGATGGAAGAGAACTTGGTGAATTCAGAACCACAACTGTCAACATAG GTTCAATTGGTACTGCAGATGGTTCTTCTTTAGTGAAGCTGGGAAATACTACAGTAATTTGTGGAATTAAAGCG GAATTTGGAGCACCACCAACAGATGCCCCTGATAAAGGATATATTG TTCCTAATGTGGATCTATCACCTCTGTGTTCCTGGAGATTTCGGTCTGGACCTCCTGGAGAAGAGGCCCAGGTGGCTAGCCAGTTCATTGCAGATGTCATTGAAAA TTCACAGGTAATTCAGAAAGAGGACTTATGTATCTCTCCAGGAAAG CTTGCTTGGGTTCTATACTGTGATCTCATTTGCCTCAACCATGATGGAAACATTTTGGATGCTTGCACCTTTGCTTTGTTAGCAGCTTTGAAAAATG TACAGTTGCCTGAAGTaactataaatgaagaaactgcttTAGCAGAAgttaatttaaagaagaaaagttatTTGAATATTAGAACTCATCCAGTTGCAACTTCCTTTGCTGTGTTTGATGA cactcTGCTTATAGTTGACCCTACTGAAGAGGAGGAAAACCTGGCAACTGGAACCTTAACAGTAGTAATGGACGAGGAAGGCAAGCTATGTTGTCTTCACAAACCAG GTGGAAGTGGACTGACTGGAGCTAAACTTCAAGATTGTATGAGCCGAGcagttacaagacacaaagaagtaaaaaaactGATGGATGAAGTATTTAAGAGTATgaaacccaaataa